ACTGAATGTCAGGATCCGGTGGATACGGTAACCCTCTACATAGGCTCCGCGAGAGTGGAAGAGATTCTTGAGGACCTCCTATCGATTCGGCCGAGGCGTGTTGTCTTCAATCCCGGAACCGAGAACGAGGGAGTACGCCGGAGTTTAGAGCAAGCTGGAGTCGAAACTCTGGAAGCGTGTACGCTCGTAATGCTTAGAACCGGCCAGTTTTAGGAGCTCTAGTCCTCGATGATGTAGTAGTAGCGGTCTGATTCGAGTTTCTGGAAAATACCTGTGGAGAGGTTTCCGTCGTCGATCCGCTTGTCTACGACTGCGAAAATGTCGTCCCCGTGCGTAGGAGCAACCACTCCCACGGCCGAAGTGAAGTTGCCCAAGTCGAAGTGTTCGAAGTCCCACTTGCCTCCAAGAGGGCTGCCAAGTTCGAACTTCTTGCGAGATACGTAGCCTTCGAGCTCAGGCGGGAACACGCCGGTTGAGGAGTCCTCGACCCACCAACCGGATTCTAGCGAATATTGAGAGCCTGCGCTTGCTAGGATTCGAATGTCGGTGGCAAAGGTTGCAGCGCGGGCGTTTCGAAGGTAGCTGCTGAAGAGGGGAACTGCGATGGAGGCAAGTACGCCTAGGATCACCACGGCAACCAGAAGTTCGATTAGGGTGAAGCCGTTCTTGGAGTTTTTCGCTTTGTTCATCGAGTGTGTTAGTTGGGTTGGCTCGCTTTGTTTGCTTAGGTCGGATTCCGAGTCTCTAGTATCGTCCAGATGTCCAAGCTCTTACTAGTGAAAAGTTGGATTTCGGTGTAAATCCGGCGCTAATCGAAAACGCGTTTCGAGGCCGATAGAGTTATCAGCTTATC
The nucleotide sequence above comes from Pelagicoccus enzymogenes. Encoded proteins:
- a CDS encoding type II secretion system protein, with product MNKAKNSKNGFTLIELLVAVVILGVLASIAVPLFSSYLRNARAATFATDIRILASAGSQYSLESGWWVEDSSTGVFPPELEGYVSRKKFELGSPLGGKWDFEHFDLGNFTSAVGVVAPTHGDDIFAVVDKRIDDGNLSTGIFQKLESDRYYYIIED